The Streptomyces sp. NBC_01276 genome contains the following window.
CCGCCAGGAACAGCGCCACGCCGACCACGAACACCGCGCCCGTGACGACCGCGCTGTCGCCGCCGCCCGCCCGGATCGCGGCGGCGACGCCGACGAAGGAGAGCGAGCAGCCCAGGTAGGAGGGCACCCGGCCGCGCGTGGCGAGCAGGAAGATGACGGTCGCGATGCCCGACATCATGATCGCCAGATTCGGGTCCAGGCCCATGAGGACCGGCGCGACGAAACTGGCGCCGAACATCGCCACGACGTGCTGGGCGCCGAGCCCGGCGGTCCGCGGCCACGACAGCCGCTCGTCCGGCCGCACCACCGCGCCGGGGGCGGGGGTCCGCCCGTCTCCGTGCAGGGTCCAGCGCACGCCGAAGCCCATCTCCCACCACTTCCGTTCCGCCGGGTCGTCGAACATCGTGGCCGGCGCGCCGGTACGACGTGACGACCAGCCGTTATATTACGGCCGCATAGAGGCGGGTTCGTCCTGGTTCGCTGCTCCGGCCGCCCCCGGGGCCTTGCTGCCGCGCAGTACGGCCGCGCCCGCGATCAGGGCGAACGCGAGCAGTGTGACCAGTGCGAAGGAGACCACGAGCGAGGTCGCGTCCGCCACCGCGCCGATCGCCGACGGCGCGACCAGCCCCGAGGTGTACGTGATCGTCGCGACCCCCGCGATGGCCTGCGCCGGGGCCGGCCCGCTGCGCGCCGCCGCCGCGAACGCCAGGGGCACCACCACCGCGATGCCGAGCCCGATCAGCCCGAAGCCGCCCAGGGCCGCTGCCGGATGGCGGACCGTCACCACCAGCAGCCCGCCCGCGGTGGCCAGGACGCCGCCCGCCCGGACCGTGCGCACCGCCCCGAACCGGTCCACCACCCGGTCCCCGGCCAGCCGGGCCAGGGCCATGGTCAGCGCGAACGCGGTCGTCGAGGCGGCGGCCAGGCCCGCGTCGGTGTGCAGCACGTCCCGCAGGTACACGCCCGACCAGTCCAGGCTCGCGCCCTCGGCGAAGACCGCGCAGAATCCGACGAGCCCGATCAGCAGGGCGGACCTCGGCGGCAGCGCGAAGTGCGCGGGGGCCTGCGCGTCCTCGTCGCCGCGCAGGTCCAGCACGCCCCGTACGGCCAGCAGCCCGGCCGCCGTCAGGGCGAGCGCGGCGATCAGGTGGTGCAGCCGGGCGTCGGCCCCCGCGTGCGCCGCGACCGTCCCGGCCGCCGAGCCGAGCAGGGCGCCCACGCTCCACATGCCGTGCAGCGAGGACATGATCGAGCGGCCGAGACGGTTCTCGGTCTCCACGCCGAGCGCGTTCATGGCGACGTCGGCCATGCCCGAGGTGGCTCCGTAGACGAACAGCACGCAGCACAGCACGGCGAAGTCCGGGGCCAGGCTGGGCAGGATCAGGGACAGGGTCCACAGTGCCAGCAGGCCGCGCAGGGCGTTGCGGGCGCCGAACCGGTGGTTGATCCGGCCGGCCAGCGGCATCGCGAGGGCGGCGCCGAGCGCGGGGAAGGCGAGGGCCAGGCCCAGGGTGCCCGCGCTGAGACCGGCGTGCTGCTGGATCCAGGGGATGCGGGTGGCGAAGGATCCGGTGACGGCGCCGTGGGCGCAGAAGACCGCGGCGATGGCGAAGCGGGCATGGCGCAGGCGCGCCGGGCTGGGGCCGGGTTCCCCGGTTCTGGGCCGTGTCATGGGCGTAAACTATCAGGGACCCTGCCTGATAGTTAATGGTTTCCCCCTCCCTAAGATGGGCGCCGTGACCCCTGCCAAGGTGCTGACCCCCGCCGCCGCGAAGTCCCCCGCCTCCCCGAGCACCGCCCGGGCCATCAACGACCGCCTCGCCCTCGAACTCCTCCAGGAGGAGGGCCCGCTGACGGCGAGCCGGCTCAAGCAGCTCACCGGACTGTCCCGCCCCTCCGTGGCCGACCTCGTCGAACGGCTCACCGAGGCCGGGCTGATCGAGGTCGTGGGGGAGTCCGGCGAACAGCGCCGCGGCCCCAACGCCCGCCTCTACGGGATCGTCGCCCGCCGGGCCCACCTCGCCGCCCTGGACGTGCGGACCGACAGCGCGACCGCCGTGGTCACCGACCTGCTGGGCCGCCCGCTGGGCCGGACCGCGCTGCCCGTCGACGCGGTGGAGGAGGCCGTGGACCGGCTGGAGGCCCTGACCGCGCGGACGGGCGCCGGGGCGCTGCACACCGTGGTCGTGGGGGCCCCCGGCCTGGTCGCCCCGGGCGGCGGCGAGCTGCGCGGCACCGGCGCCCTGCCCGCCTGGCACCGGGACCTGGTCGCCGCCCTGCGGCGGCGGCTGCCCGCCACGGTGGCGGTCGAGAACGAGACCAACCTGGCGGCCCTGGCCGAGCAGCGCGCCGGGGCCGCCCGGGACCTGGACTCCTTCGTACTGCTGTGGCTCGGCGACGGCGTGGGCGCCGCCGTGGTCCTCGACGGGCGGCTGCGCCGGGGCGCCTCCGGCGGGGCCGGTGAGATCGGCTTCCTCCCGGTCCCCGGAACGGCCGGGCTGCCCTCCGCCACCGCATGCGCCGGCGGCTTCCACGCCCTGGCGGGCCGGTCGGCGGTCGGCGCCCTCGCGCGCGGGCACGGCTTCCGGGGGCCGGCCGAGGAGGCCGTCGCCGGGGCCGCCGGGGAGGCCTTCCTGGACGCGCTCGCGGAGCGGCTGGCGCTCGGGGCAGCGGCCGTCGCCGCGATCCTCGACCCCGGCTGCGTGGTACTCGGCGGCGGACTCGGCCACGCGGGCGGCGAGGCCCTGGCCGCCCGCGTCGAGCGCCGCCTCGCCACCCTCACCCCCGTACCGACCGAGGTCCGCGCCACCGCCCTCGGCGACCCGGCCGTCCTGGAGGGCGCCCGCCTGGCCGCCCGCGAAGCGGCCCAGTCGGTCCTCTTCGGCCCCTGACGGGTCACGGCCCGACCCCGCTACGGCCGCACGGTGACCGTGGCGGTGAAGCCGCAGCACTCGAAGGTGCGGACCGGAGCCCCGGACGTCCGCCCGATGCGCACCCCGTCGAGCACGGCCTTCGTGTCGGCCGAAGCGGCGACCACCGCGACGCCGCCGACACCGCCGTCGATCCGGTCGTCGCGGACCGTGAAGGAGCCGTCCTGCAGGGCCGTGCCGAAGTACGAACTCCGCACGATGTCGTTGTGCCCGATGGTGTCCGATCCGCCGACGGCGTAGATCCCGATGTGGTTGCCCACGAGCCGGTTGTGCTCGACCACCGTGCCCGGCGTCGTGGTGACGACGCCCGCGTGCTGGGTCTCGCCGAAGAAGTCCGGGCCGCAGAACGGGTCCGGTTCCCGGCAGTCGTTGCCGCTGATGGTGTTCCGGGTGACGCGCCCGGCCGCGCCCGCGACGAACCCGATCCCGTCGGTCGACAGCCGCGGGTGTCCGGTGACGGTGCTGTCGGTGACCGTGGCGCTCGAACCCGCGTTGAGGACGGTGACGGCCGAGCCCTGGTAGTCGGAGATCTCGCTGTCGTGGATCGACACCGAACCCGTCCCGGTCGGCAGGTCCCCCACGAAGACGGCCACCGCGCTGTGGGCGCAGGCCGCCGCGGGCGTGTCCGTGATGTGGCTGACGCGGGCGTGGCCGAGGTCGAGCCGGGCACCGCCCAGGACCCGGATGCCGGAGCCGAGCGCGCCGTCGTCGCAGGTCCCGGAGCCCGGCCCGCTGACGGCGAGCCGGGACAGTGCCACGGAGGCGCCGCCGTGGACCTCCACGATCGACGTGCCGCCGTCCTCGCCGGGGACCAGGGTCCGCGGAGCCAGGATCGTCGTCTTCCCGGCGCCCGAACCGGTGATCGACACGTCCTTGCCGATCACCACCTGCTCCCGGTAGACACCCGGCCGGACACTGATCCGGTCCCCGGGCCGGGCGGCGTCGATCGCGGCCTGGATCGTCGGGTACTTCCCCGGAACCAGCAGCTCGTGCGACGGCTTCGCCTCGGCCTGCAACGGCACCAACTGCCAGACGGCCGCGACGACGGCACACAGGCCCAGGCGCGCGGCCGTCCTGATCCGGGGATTCGCCATGTCTGTCTTCCACTCCCGTGCGCTGCTCCGCGGGCACCGCTCTGCCGCGGCCCGCCTGCCGACTGCGCGCGCAACGTATCCGGGGTGCGGGGCCCGCACCCCGGTGGACACCCGGCGGCGGTCCCGCTTCCCACGGACGGAGGACCGGCGGACCCGTTCACCGCCTCCCCGGGGCCCTCAGCCCCGGGCCGCCGTGCGCCGGTCCAGGAACTGTGCGAACGTGCCGCGGCCCACGGCACGGGCCGGGGCCAGGTGCCCGCCGCGCACGAAGGCGGCGTACGTCCGGCCCGCGAGCGGGACGCCCACCACCGGTCGCCGGCTCCCCGTCGCCGCGAGGTAGGTCCGGGCCCAGTCCGTCAGGGGGCGGACCTCGGGCCCGCCCATGTCCGGGACCCGGCCCGAGGGCCGCGGTGTCGCGAGCTCCGCCAGCCGGTCCGCGACCTCCCCGACGGCGATCGGCTGGACCCGTACGCCCCGGGGCAGCAGCACCACCGGCAGCTTCGCGGCGGTGGTCACCACCTGGGCCACCAGGTCGTGGAACTGGGTGGTGCGCAGGATCGTGACGCCCAGCCCGGACCCCTCCAGCAGGCGTTCCACCGCCAGTTTGGTCCGGTAGTAGCCGAAGGGGACCACGTCCACCCCGACGATCGAGATGTACACGAGGTTGCGGACGGTCCCGGCCCGGCGGGCCGCCCCGATCAGGTGCCGGGCGGCCTCCTCGTCGCCCCCGCGCGGGCTGCTCGCGCAGTGCACGAGCACCTCCGCGCCCGCGAGGGCCGCGTCCAGCCCCCGGCCGTCGCGCAGGTCGACCGGGTAGTGCTCCGAGTGCCGGCTCAGGACCCGGACCTCGTGGCCCGCCTCCCGCAGCCGGGCGGCGAGCGGGGTGCCCAGGGTGCCGGTGCCGCCGGTGACGACGATGGTGCTCATGGTGTGCGGGTCCTTCCGTCGGGAGTGCTCTCCCCCAGGTGACAGTCCGGCCCGCCGGAACGTGACACCCCGCGCCGGGGAGGACGCCGGAACGTGCGAGGACCCGGTGGCCGCCGGGCCACCGGGTCCTCACGTGTCACGCGGGGGGATCAGCAGGCTCCCTGGTCCTTCCAGACGCCCCAGTCGCCGGTGGTGCCGGGCTCCTCGTTCTGCGTCCACCACTGGGCCTTCCAGGTGTGGCCCTTGTGGGAGACGAGGCTGCCGCTGTTGTAGACCGTGCCCGCCACGTACGCAGGGCTCGCGCAGGTCCCGCCCGGAGGAGTGGTCGGGGGAGTG
Protein-coding sequences here:
- a CDS encoding MFS transporter, yielding MTRPRTGEPGPSPARLRHARFAIAAVFCAHGAVTGSFATRIPWIQQHAGLSAGTLGLALAFPALGAALAMPLAGRINHRFGARNALRGLLALWTLSLILPSLAPDFAVLCCVLFVYGATSGMADVAMNALGVETENRLGRSIMSSLHGMWSVGALLGSAAGTVAAHAGADARLHHLIAALALTAAGLLAVRGVLDLRGDEDAQAPAHFALPPRSALLIGLVGFCAVFAEGASLDWSGVYLRDVLHTDAGLAAASTTAFALTMALARLAGDRVVDRFGAVRTVRAGGVLATAGGLLVVTVRHPAAALGGFGLIGLGIAVVVPLAFAAAARSGPAPAQAIAGVATITYTSGLVAPSAIGAVADATSLVVSFALVTLLAFALIAGAAVLRGSKAPGAAGAANQDEPASMRP
- a CDS encoding ROK family protein, with protein sequence MGAVTPAKVLTPAAAKSPASPSTARAINDRLALELLQEEGPLTASRLKQLTGLSRPSVADLVERLTEAGLIEVVGESGEQRRGPNARLYGIVARRAHLAALDVRTDSATAVVTDLLGRPLGRTALPVDAVEEAVDRLEALTARTGAGALHTVVVGAPGLVAPGGGELRGTGALPAWHRDLVAALRRRLPATVAVENETNLAALAEQRAGAARDLDSFVLLWLGDGVGAAVVLDGRLRRGASGGAGEIGFLPVPGTAGLPSATACAGGFHALAGRSAVGALARGHGFRGPAEEAVAGAAGEAFLDALAERLALGAAAVAAILDPGCVVLGGGLGHAGGEALAARVERRLATLTPVPTEVRATALGDPAVLEGARLAAREAAQSVLFGP
- a CDS encoding right-handed parallel beta-helix repeat-containing protein encodes the protein MANPRIRTAARLGLCAVVAAVWQLVPLQAEAKPSHELLVPGKYPTIQAAIDAARPGDRISVRPGVYREQVVIGKDVSITGSGAGKTTILAPRTLVPGEDGGTSIVEVHGGASVALSRLAVSGPGSGTCDDGALGSGIRVLGGARLDLGHARVSHITDTPAAACAHSAVAVFVGDLPTGTGSVSIHDSEISDYQGSAVTVLNAGSSATVTDSTVTGHPRLSTDGIGFVAGAAGRVTRNTISGNDCREPDPFCGPDFFGETQHAGVVTTTPGTVVEHNRLVGNHIGIYAVGGSDTIGHNDIVRSSYFGTALQDGSFTVRDDRIDGGVGGVAVVAASADTKAVLDGVRIGRTSGAPVRTFECCGFTATVTVRP
- a CDS encoding SDR family oxidoreductase; this translates as MSTIVVTGGTGTLGTPLAARLREAGHEVRVLSRHSEHYPVDLRDGRGLDAALAGAEVLVHCASSPRGGDEEAARHLIGAARRAGTVRNLVYISIVGVDVVPFGYYRTKLAVERLLEGSGLGVTILRTTQFHDLVAQVVTTAAKLPVVLLPRGVRVQPIAVGEVADRLAELATPRPSGRVPDMGGPEVRPLTDWARTYLAATGSRRPVVGVPLAGRTYAAFVRGGHLAPARAVGRGTFAQFLDRRTAARG